In the Arachis ipaensis cultivar K30076 chromosome B10, Araip1.1, whole genome shotgun sequence genome, one interval contains:
- the LOC110267510 gene encoding DEAD-box ATP-dependent RNA helicase 52C-like, with amino-acid sequence MNDLEKGVDILVATPGRLVYLLERARVSLQMIRYLAPDEVDRMLDMGFEPQIRKIVEQMDMTPPGVRQIMLFSATFPKEIQRLASDFLSRYIFLAVMSKYICFYI; translated from the exons ATGAATG ATCTTGAGAAGGGGGTGGACATTCTCGTCGCAACTCCTGGAAGACTGGTATATTTGCTGGAGAGAGCTAGAGTTTCACTTCAGATGATCAGATATCTTGCACCAGATGAGGTAGATAGGATGCTGGATATGGGTTTTGAGCCACAAATAAGGAAGATTGTTGAACAAATGGATATGACCCCTCCAGGTGTAAGACAAATTATGCTATTCAGTGCCACATTTCCTAAAGAGATACAG AGACTAGCCTCCGATTTCTTGTCAAGATACATTTTTCTCGCTGTTATGAGCAAATACAtttgtttttatatttaa
- the LOC107623394 gene encoding pathogenesis-related protein 1, with translation MVISWLHKISFIPLLCVLGLGIVADITAYAQDSPQDYLDAHNAARSEAGVADLVWDDDVAAFAENYATERQGDCEMIHSGGGDEGYGENIAWSSGDLAGSEAVGMWVDEKDKYEYDSNSCVGGECRHYTQVVWSNTIRLGCAKVNCDNGGTFITCNYHPPGNYVHQRPY, from the coding sequence atgGTTATTTCTTGGTTACACAAGATTTCATTTATTCCTCTCCTGTGTGTTTTAGGGTTAGGCATTGTGGCTGATATAACCGCCTATGCTCAAGATTCACCGCAAGACTATCTTGATGCTCACAACGCAGCAAGATCAGAGGCAGGTGTTGCCGATTTGGTTTGGGACGACGACGTTGCGGCGTTCGCCGAGAACTACGCAACGGAACGGCAAGGGGACTGCGAAATGATCCACTCCGGTGGCGGCGACGAGGGTTACGGCGAGAACATTGCATGGAGCAGTGGTGATCTTGCAGGCAGCGAAGCAGTGGGAATGTGGGTGGATGAGAAAGACAAGTATGAGTACGATTCAAACTCATGTGTTGGCGGAGAGTGCCGTCACTACACTCAAGTTGTTTGGAGTAACACTATTCGGCTTGGATGTGCCAAAGTGAATTGCGATAATGGAGGCACTTTCATTACTTGTAACTACCATCCTCCTGGAAATTATGTTCACCAAAGGCCTTACTAG